In a genomic window of Drosophila takahashii strain IR98-3 E-12201 chromosome 3L, DtakHiC1v2, whole genome shotgun sequence:
- the Gug gene encoding arginine-glutamic acid dipeptide repeats protein isoform X13, with the protein MAASTQGEIRVGPGHQVNDVYAKLPDYNPISSFPIDKETDERELEESRWSPGVVADGDLLMFLRAARSMAAFQGMCDGGLEDGCLAASRDDTTINALDVLHDSGYDPGKALQALVKCPVSKGIDKKWTEDETKKFIKGLRQFGKNFFRIHKDLLPHKDTPELVEFYYLWKKTPGANNNRPHRRRRQSALRRNRVTRANNSNSNTPPKKEDTPEPQTATTAATATATASAASETASRSSPAVSKEENSSLTEDDASECDSDSSLTHKRDESPSRMRTRNKQQNSNSSNQNSSNTTSSSSSSGGGSNNAASGNATSIGSGSSGGGAAGGNSSSSKDQSANANAVANGKRPKRGSETPDVAGGGASVDSPKTPTKAVAESSANKRKGGKQDTPNKKKRTEQEERSSEPASAQEEPNAVKEKSRKRPDSPVESMNSDSRPDSVLDDGESNTTDTTTAEQQSTKDSKETTVSCKEERDMITNSDLEAKAEEAKAFKAEALAAEDSKDSAIKNMDEETNIQAPSSLDASSVEGPPVVNPVAPPITMKVPTIATVEALNASVDRKEAIEKMESCDSDPEMLKKLATIKQEVSPQQQHQQQQQSQQQQLQQQLAPMGIQPPPISAPSESIYIKKEPMEDSMDATCNQNSNEPQDLKVKIEIKNEDALKHSAGGGLPPTGPGAPHPLSGAPVESNQEPLHLQHLPPQPPPGYLIDGQLKYGPPGQGVPPQPPQLHSDAAGGAPPGAAPTTPQKYPPELEMKFAPQDLKYPPPPPLDALKYSQEMQAAAAAAAAAGKYDMKYMMEQQGKYPVELSAAHQPPSKPGYQDSLKIPDVKAGFGHLPHNVGSPLDVAHKYGPPPTSQESQQQQQSQQQQQSQPPGATPPPGIAMPKPHYQHDVQTPPLGRPFEPTGLMLKYGDPLAAKYGPPQDLKYPMPPVSQAGGPADVKPYGGENLIKSSPYGPPPESPIDASARSTPGQDSQGSNSNSQPPSMPPQPQQFQSPHPSPHMPSPAGGGLPPGMHPQNLIHGPPTGAPQPPPPPTSLHQPTPTAPGPPSLQHGLHPGHPGHPQLSVASSMPPSSIGIPPTLSTMAPSHMHPHLHPHAHLQGLHRPHDLPPSMHPHAPMPLSLQGHPPHGHGGLPQSHAPQQQQQQQPTGTVRTPSPAQQQQQPPRSLHDPQSSREPPSSQPSTTMAAGSSGGGPPPQQSPHAHRTSPLPGLSGSGPPPPGLIGHPMAIHPHLAHLPPGHPAHAALAHPGHHLLSHSIAGLGPGGGPIALLAGPGGLGGIPESALSRRTPPSHLPHASHASAAPLTPHSVASMTSSSMSLTTSTVPSSAFSRASPSVQISSGGGGGGPSSSGPGSVGLANSSAAAAAAAAAAAHRAASPASSVSSLSRQSPLHPVPQSPLSHHPSSSALSAAAAAVAERDRHALMRQQSPHMTPPPVSQASLMASPLSKMYAPQPGQRGLGTSPPPHLRPGASPPVIRHPQMPLPLPLIAPGGGIPQIGVHPGQSPYPHPLLHPSVFYSPHHHPFNSPYGYAPYGPGFPAYMKPPPQPGQLDPAAVMAAHHAGLQGPPPQQMRQDEQNAAAAAAAAAAAEKQHQAAAAAAAQQHKAPQQQPPGGMPPNKPPTPKTPQGPGGGMPPGMGGPGTPTGLPPGAYPGSHMPGYPQGPPHGSPFAPQDGQPHGLKPTSHMDALRAHAHSANSAGMGGGHHPTEPLPIDIEPDPEPEIPSPTHNIPRGPSPEAKPDDTECHRSQSAIFVRHIDRGDYNSCTRTDLIFKPVADSKLARKREERDRKLAEKERERRQQQQQQQQQQQQQQAAAAQQAAQQAKMKAELKPPYADTPALRQLSEYARPHVAFSPVEQMVPYHHPMGPMYRERELEEIKNAQAAAASQSRLDPHWMEYYRRSLSNHPHSGIHPSQFPLYANPAISQMERERLGIPPPHHVGLDPGEHMVRMPQPPEAGFQLPPNVGQYPRPNMLIPREPHSDVLLRMSYADQLQYLQAAEFQRQSLHDQYFRQRPR; encoded by the exons ATGGCGGCCTCCACTCAAGGAGAAATTCGAGTGGGTCCCGGCCACCAGGTAAACGATGTCTAT GCAAAACTGCCCGATTATAATCCAATCTCAAGCTTCCCCATCGACAAGGAAACCGATGAACGTGAACTAGAGGAATCAAGATGGAGTCCAGGCGTTGTGGCCGATGGCGACTTGTTAATGTTCTTGCGTGCGGCTCGCTCGATGGCTGCATTTCAAGGAATGTGTGATGGCGGTTTAGAAGACGGTTGTTTGGCTGCCAGTCGCGACGACACCACAATAAACGCACTCGACGTG CTCCACGATTCTGGCTACGATCCAGGCAAAGCTCTACAAGCGCTCGTAAAGTGCCCCGTTTCCAAGGGCATCGACAAGAAGTGGACGGAGGACGAAACAAAGAAATTCATCAAGGGTCTGCGACAGTTCGGGAAGAACTTCTTCCGCATCCACAAGGACCTGCTGCCGCACAAGGACACGCCGGAGCTGGTCGAGTTCTACTATCTGTGGAAGAAGACGCCCGGCGCGAACAACAACAGGCCGCACAGGCGGCGTAGACAGAGCGCCCTGCGCCGCAATCGTGTCACGCGggccaacaacagcaacagcaacacaccTCCCAAGAAGGAGGACACTCCGGAACCACAAACTGCGACGACGGCGGCGACGGCGACGGCGACGGCAAGCGCGGCGTCCGAGACGGCGAGTCGCTCCTCGCCCGCTGTCTCCAAGGAGGAGAACAGCTCGCTCACCGAGGACGACGCCAGCGAGTGCGACAGTGATTCGAGTCTGACCCACAAAAGGGATGAATCACCCTCAAGGATGAGGACGCGAAATAAGCAAcagaacagcaacagcagcaaccagaacagcagcaacaccaccagcagcagcagcagcagcggcggcggcagcaacaacgccGCTTCCGGCAACGCCACTTCCATAGGCAGCGGTTCGAGCGGCGGCGGTGCCGCTGGCGGCAACAGCTCCTCGTCCAAGGACCAGTCAGCCAACGCCAACGCCGTGGCTAATGGCAAGAGGCCCAAGCGAGGCTCCGAAACACCGGATGTGGCCGGCGGCGGAGCCTCGGTCGATAGTCCCAAGACGCCGACGAAAGCGGTGGCCGAGAGTTCGGCCAACAAGCGCAAGGGCGGCAAGCAGGATACGCCCAACAAGAAGAAGCGAACGGAACAGGAGGAACGCAGCAGCGAGCCAGCGAGTGCCCAGGAGGAGCCGAATGCCGTCAAGGAGAAGTCGCGCAAGCGACCGGACAGCCCGGTGGAGAGCATGAACTCGGACAGCCGGCCGGACTCGGTGCTCGACGATGGCGAGTCGAATACGACGGACACCACCACCGCCGAGCAGCAGTCCACCAAGGACAGCAAGGAGACGACGGTCAGCTGCAAGGAGGAGCGCGATATGATCACCAACAGTGATCTGGAGGCCAAGGCGGAGGAAGCGAAGGCCTTCAAGGCGGAGGCTTTGGCGGCGGAGGACAGCAAGGATAGCGCCATTAAGAACATGGACGAGGAGACGAATATCCAGGCGCCGAGCAGTCTGGATGCGAGTTCGGTGGAGGGACCCCCTGTGGTCAATCCCGTGGCGCCGCCCATTACCATGAAGGTGCCCACAATTGCCACTGTGGAGGCGCTGAATGCTTCGGTGGATCGCAAGGAGGCCATCGAGAAAATGGAGTCCTGCGACAGCGATCCAGAGATGCTCAAGAAGCTGGCCACCATCAAGCAGGAGGTTtctccgcagcagcagcaccagcagcagcagcaatcccaacagcagcagttgcaacaGCAACTTGCTCCCATGGGCATTCAGCCACCTCCAATTAGCGCCCCCTCAGAATCGATCTACATCAAGAAGGAGCCCATGGAGGACTCCATGGACGCCACCTGCAATCAGAACAGCAACGAGCCGCAGGATCTCAAGGTGAAGATCGAGATTAAGAATGAGGATGCACTGAAGCACAGTGCGGGAGGAGGTCTGCCGCCCACGGGACCAGGTGCACCACATCCGCTCTCCGGAGCTCCCGTAGAAAGTAATCAGGAGCCGCTGCACCTGCAACATCTGCCTCCGCAACCGCCTCCTGGCTACCTGATCGATGGCCAGCTGAAGTACGGACCACCGGGACAGGGAGTGCCGCCGCAGCCACCGCAGCTGCATAGCGATGCGGCTGGAGGAGCACCGCCCGGAGCAGCGCCTACAACGCCGCAGAAATACCCCCCCGAGCTGGAGATGAAGTTTGCTCCCCAGGATCTCAAGTAtccaccaccgccaccgctGGATGCACTCAAGTACAGCCAGGAGAtgcaggcggcggcggctgcagCGGCTGCTGCCGGCAAGTACGACATGAAGTACATGATGGAGCAGCAGGGCAAGTATCCCGTGGAGTTGTCCGCTGCCCATCAGCCGCCTAGCAAGCCGGGCTACCAGGATTCGCTAAAGATTCCCGATGTAAAGGCCGGCTTTGGTCACCTGCCGCACAACGTGGGCTCTCCGCTGGACGTGGCCCACAAATACGGACCGCCACCCACATCCCAAGagtcccagcagcagcagcaatcgcagcagcagcagcagtcgcagCCGCCGGGAGCCACACCTCCGCCTGGCATCGCCATGCCCAAGCCGCACTACCAGCACGACGTGCAGACGCCTCCCTTGGGACGACCCTTCGAGCCCACTGGCTTGATGCTCAAGTACGGCGATCCATTGGCGGCTAAGTACGGTCCGCCGCAGGATCTCAAGTACCCCATGCCACCGGTTTCGCAGGCAGGAGGACCTGCGGACGTGAAGCCCTATGGCGGCGAGAATCTGATCAAATCCTCGCCTTACGGGCCTCCGCCCGAGAGTCCAATCGACGCCTCTGCGCGCTCTACTCCTGGCCAAGATAGCCAGGGCAGCAATAGTAATTCGCAGCCGCCGTCGATGCCACCGCAACCGCAGCAGTTCCAGTCGCCGCATCCCTCGCCGCACATGCCTTCGCCAGCGGGAGGTGGCCTGCCGCCGGGAATGCATCCGCAAAATCTCATCCACGGCCCGCCAACAGGCGCCCCTcagccgccgccaccgcccaCGTCGTTGCATCAGCCCACGCCGACGGCTCCAGGTCCTCCAAGTCTACAGCATGGCCTGCATCCCGGACATCCGGGACACCCGCAACTGTCGGTGGCTTCATCGATGCCCCCGAGCTCCATTGGCATACCTCCCACGCTCTCGACGATGGCGCCCTCGCACATGCATCCTCACCTTCATCCGCACGCCCATCTGCAGGGTCTCCATCGGCCGCACGATCTGCCACCCAGTATGCATCCGCATGCTCCGATGCCGCTGTCGCTCCAGGGACATCCGCCACATGGTCACGGTGGACTGCCGCAGTCGCATgctccccagcagcagcagcagcaacagccaaCTGGCACGGTGCGTACGCCATCAcctgcccagcagcagcagcagccgccgagGTCTCTGCACGATCCGCAATCCTCGCGGGAGCCGCCCAGCTCGCAGCCCTCGACCACGATGGCAGCGGGATCGAGTGGCGGCGGCCCACCGCCGCAACAGTCGCCGCATGCGCATCGCACATCGCCGTTGCCCGGGCTCTCGGGTAGTGGTCCTCCGCCGCCGGGACTCATTGGGCATCCGATGGCCATACACCCGCACCTGGCCCACCTGCCACCGGGTCATCCGGCCCACGCAGCGCTCGCCCATCCGGGACACCATCTGCTCTCGCATTCGATAGCAGGCCTGGGACCGGGCGGTGGACCCATCGCCTTGCTAGCCGGACCCGGTGGCCTGGGAGGTATTCCCGAGTCCGCTCTCAGTCGCCGCACCCCGCCCTCTCACCTGCCACACGCCTCGCACGCCTCCGCGGCCCCGCTGACGCCGCATTCGGTGGCCAGCATGACCTCCAGCAGCATGTCGCTGACCACCAGCACGGTGCCATCGTCTGCCTTCAGTCGCGCCAGTCCCAGCGTACAGATCTCGagcggtggaggaggaggaggaccaaGCTCCTCAGGACCCGGCAGCGTTGGACTGGCCAACTCctcggcagcggcggcggcggctgcagCGGCAGCTGCCCATCGAGCGGCCTCGCCGGCGTCCAGCGTTAGCAGCCTGAGTCGCCAGAGCCCGCTGCATCCGGTGCCACAGTCGCCGCTCAGCCATCATCCCTCGTCCTCTGCGCTCTCCGCCGCGGCAGCCGCTGTGGCGGAAAGGGATCGGCATGCGCTGATGCGTCAGCAGTCGCCGCACATGACGCCACCGCCGGTGTCGCAGGCCTCGCTGATGGCCAGTCCGCTGAGCAAGATGTACGCTCCTCAACCGGGTCAGCGGGGTTTGGGAACATCTCCGCCGCCGCATTTGCGGCCAGGAGCCTCGCCGCCGGTCATCCGCCATCCTCAGATGCCGCTGCCGTTGCCGCTGATTGCACCTGGCGGGGGAATTCCGCAGATTGGAGTGCATCCCGGGCAGTCGCCGTATCCGCACCCGCTGCTGCATCCCTCGGTCTTCTACTCGCCGCATCACCATCCCTTCAATTCGCCATATGGATATGCGCCCTATGGTCCTGGTTTTCCGGCCTACATGAAGCCGCCGCCACAGCCGGGACAACTTGACCCCGCTGCCGTGATGGCCGCTCACCATGCCGGATTGCAAGGTCCGCCGCCGCAGCAGATGCGTCAGGATGAGCAGAATGCAGCGgcggccgcagcagcagctgcagctgctgagAAGCAACACCAGGCGGCTGCAGCAGCGGCCGCCCAGCAGCACAAGGCGCCGCAGCAACAGCCGCCCGGCGGAATGCCACCGAACAAGCCGCCGACGCCAAAGACGCCGCAGGGTCCGGGCGGTGGGATGCCTCCCGGAATGGGTGGACCGGGAACACCGACGGGACTGCCGCCTGGTGCCTACCCCGGCAGCCATATGCCGGGATATCCACAGGGACCGCCGCATGGATCGCCCTTCGCGCCGCAAGATGGTCAGCCTCACGGTCTGAAGCCCACGTCGCACATGGACGCCCTGCGAGCGCACGCACACTCGGCCAATTCGGCGGGAATGGGCGGCGGACATCATCCCACGGAGCCAT tgcCCATTGATATTGAGCCGGATCCGGAGCCAGAGATTCCCAGTCCCACGCACAACATACCACGTGGTCCCAGTCCCGAAGCGAAACCGGACGACACCGAGTGCCATCGCTCTCAGTCTGCCAT ATTTGTGCGCCACATCGATCGTGGGGATTACAACTCATGCACGAGAACGGATTTGATCTTCAAGCCGGTGGCCGACTCAAAGTTGGCTCGCAAGCGCGAAGAGCGCGACCGCAAGCTGGCCGAAAAGGAGCGAGAGCGGCGTCAG cagcagcaacaacagcaacagcagcagcaacaacagcaggcaGCAGCCGCTCAACAGGCGGCGCAGCAGGCCAAGATGAAGGCGGAGCTGAAGCCGCCGTATGCGGATACGCCAGCACTGCGCCAACTGTCGGAGTACGCTCGTCCCCACGTCGCCTTCAG TCCTGTTGAGCAGATGGTGCCATATCATCATCCAATGGGCCCCATGTACAGAGAGAG GGAACTGGAAGAGATCAAGAACGCACAAGCTGCTGCGGCGAGTCAATCCCGACTAGATCCGCACTGGATGGAGTACTATCGACG ATCTCTTTCCAACCATCCCCACAGCGGCATCCACCCCTCGCAGTTCCCCCTGTATGCGAATCCCGCGATATCGCAGATGGAGAGGGAGCGTCTGGGAATTCCACCTCCGCACCATGTGGGGTTGGACCCGGGCGAGCACATGGTGCGTATG CCGCAACCACCGGAGGCCGGTTTCCAACTGCC